One genomic segment of Chitinibacter sp. FCG-7 includes these proteins:
- a CDS encoding STAS domain-containing protein — protein MQTEISFDQGRGRIAMIGNFTFESHREFKQATTTVLEHEGVAEVELDFDAVEYMDSAALGMLLLLNERASGRKVTLINCKGTVKSVLDIANFGKIFEIR, from the coding sequence ATGCAAACAGAAATCAGTTTTGACCAGGGTCGTGGCCGGATTGCGATGATTGGTAATTTTACTTTTGAGTCTCATCGCGAATTCAAACAGGCGACGACGACCGTGCTGGAGCACGAAGGTGTGGCCGAGGTTGAACTCGACTTCGACGCCGTTGAATACATGGACTCGGCTGCATTGGGTATGTTGCTGCTGCTGAACGAGCGCGCCAGTGGCCGCAAAGTCACCTTGATCAATTGCAAGGGTACGGTGAAATCGGTGCTCGATATTGCCAACTTTGGCAAGATCTTCGAGATTCGCTGA
- a CDS encoding ferredoxin--NADP reductase, with translation MSKFAHETILSVRHWNDSLFSFTTTRDESLRFENGQFVMIGLEVDDKPLVRAYSIASANYEENLEFFSIKVPNGPLTSRLQHLQEGDKLLVSRKPTGTLVLSDLKPGKNLYYLSTGTGLAPFMSLIKDPEAYERFDKIILVHGVRTVSELAYSHYIEHELPNNEFFGDMVREKLIYYPTVTREPFRNQGRLTDLFESGKLTDDIGLPPLNPETDRAMLCGSPAMLEDTCKMLDARGFQVSKRIGEPGDYVIERAFVEK, from the coding sequence ATGTCCAAATTTGCCCATGAAACCATTCTGAGTGTGCGTCACTGGAATGACTCGCTATTTAGCTTCACCACTACGCGCGATGAATCGCTGCGCTTTGAAAATGGTCAGTTTGTCATGATTGGCCTCGAAGTTGACGACAAGCCGCTGGTGCGTGCTTACTCGATTGCCAGCGCCAATTACGAAGAAAACCTGGAGTTTTTCAGTATTAAAGTGCCCAATGGCCCGCTAACCTCTCGCCTGCAGCATTTGCAGGAGGGCGATAAACTGCTGGTGAGCCGCAAGCCTACCGGCACGTTGGTGCTGTCGGATTTAAAGCCGGGTAAAAATCTGTATTACCTCAGCACGGGTACCGGTTTGGCGCCATTTATGAGCCTGATCAAAGACCCGGAAGCGTACGAGCGTTTTGACAAGATCATTCTGGTGCACGGCGTGCGCACGGTGAGCGAGCTGGCTTACTCGCACTACATCGAGCACGAATTGCCGAATAATGAGTTTTTCGGTGATATGGTGCGCGAAAAACTGATTTATTACCCCACCGTGACGCGCGAGCCGTTTCGCAATCAGGGTCGACTGACCGATTTGTTTGAGTCGGGCAAGCTCACCGACGACATCGGCTTGCCGCCGCTGAACCCGGAAACCGACCGCGCCATGCTGTGCGGCAGCCCGGCGATGCTGGAAGACACGTGCAAGATGCTCGACGCCCGCGGCTTTCAGGTCTCCAAACGGATTGGTGAGCCAGGTGATTATGTGATCGAACGCGCTTTTGTCGAGAAATAG
- a CDS encoding electron transfer flavoprotein subunit alpha/FixB family protein encodes MSILVIAEIDSHGIKAATRSAITAAGQLGGDVHLLLAGSDLEGIALQAKSIKGLSKILVADAAEYANGIAENLTPLLVKLAPGYSTVLAAATSFGKNLLPRAAALLDAAMVSEVTQIIGERTFVRPIYAGNLNATVTAPAGLALITIRQTVFEAVAETGGDGAVESIAATGDAGKAQFISRELAVSDRPELASAKVVISGGRSLGSKEIFHDTLEPLAAQLGAAIGATRAAVDSGMAPNDAQVGQTGTVIAPDLYIAFGVSGAAQHVGGIKDAKVIVAVNHDAEAPIFKVADYGLVADLFDVVPELSAALKQ; translated from the coding sequence ATGAGTATTCTTGTGATTGCTGAAATCGATAGCCACGGCATCAAGGCCGCAACGCGTTCTGCCATTACGGCGGCGGGCCAACTGGGGGGCGACGTACATTTATTGTTGGCAGGAAGTGATCTTGAAGGTATTGCTCTGCAAGCCAAATCTATCAAGGGCTTGAGCAAGATACTAGTCGCTGATGCGGCCGAGTACGCCAACGGCATCGCCGAAAATCTCACCCCGCTGCTGGTCAAACTGGCGCCCGGCTACAGCACGGTGCTGGCGGCAGCAACGAGCTTTGGCAAAAACCTGCTGCCACGCGCAGCGGCCTTGCTTGACGCAGCGATGGTGTCGGAAGTCACCCAAATCATCGGCGAGCGCACTTTTGTCCGCCCGATTTATGCCGGCAACCTGAACGCGACGGTGACCGCGCCCGCCGGGCTGGCGCTGATCACCATTCGCCAGACGGTATTTGAAGCCGTGGCGGAAACGGGCGGTGATGGGGCAGTGGAGTCGATCGCAGCGACGGGTGACGCGGGTAAAGCGCAATTTATTTCCCGTGAACTGGCCGTTTCAGATCGCCCCGAGCTAGCGAGCGCCAAAGTGGTGATCTCAGGTGGTCGCTCACTGGGTAGCAAGGAAATATTCCACGACACCTTAGAGCCACTGGCGGCGCAATTGGGCGCGGCCATCGGCGCAACGCGCGCGGCCGTGGACAGCGGCATGGCGCCGAATGACGCGCAAGTCGGGCAGACCGGCACGGTGATTGCGCCTGATTTGTATATTGCTTTTGGCGTCTCGGGCGCAGCCCAGCACGTTGGCGGGATCAAGGACGCCAAAGTGATTGTGGCGGTGAATCATGATGCTGAAGCGCCGATTTTCAAAGTGGCCGATTACGGTCTGGTGGCCGATCTGTTTGACGTTGTACCCGAACTCAGTGCCGCCTTAAAACAATAA
- a CDS encoding electron transfer flavoprotein subunit beta/FixA family protein, translating into MKILVGIKRVVDYQVTVRPAADGKGVETAGVKMSINPFDENALEAAVRLKEAGVATEVLAVAIGSAANQDVLRHALAMGADRALLVETDAVVQPLQTAKIYRALVEREAPQLVMTGKQAIDDDAAETAQMLAALLAWPQATFASSVQISDGKATVVREIDGGQETLQLALPAVISADLRLNEPRFIKLPALMMAKKKLLENIALAELGDTAAPSLTLLNVAEPPPRKAGRILNNVAELVAALRAEKVLP; encoded by the coding sequence ATGAAAATATTGGTCGGTATTAAACGGGTTGTGGATTATCAGGTCACGGTCAGACCCGCTGCCGATGGCAAGGGCGTTGAAACTGCAGGCGTCAAAATGAGTATCAACCCTTTTGATGAAAATGCGTTGGAAGCGGCGGTGCGTTTGAAAGAAGCTGGCGTAGCGACAGAAGTGCTGGCGGTGGCCATTGGCAGCGCGGCTAATCAGGATGTACTGCGTCACGCGCTGGCGATGGGCGCAGATCGGGCGCTGCTGGTGGAAACCGATGCTGTGGTGCAGCCTTTGCAAACGGCCAAAATCTACCGCGCACTGGTTGAACGCGAAGCGCCACAGCTGGTGATGACTGGCAAACAGGCGATTGATGATGATGCGGCAGAAACCGCGCAAATGCTGGCCGCCTTGCTGGCCTGGCCACAAGCGACATTTGCTTCGAGCGTGCAGATTAGCGATGGCAAAGCGACAGTAGTGCGCGAAATCGACGGTGGTCAGGAAACCTTGCAACTGGCTTTGCCTGCGGTGATCAGCGCCGATTTGCGTCTAAACGAGCCACGCTTTATTAAGTTGCCCGCGCTGATGATGGCCAAGAAAAAACTGCTGGAAAATATCGCCCTGGCCGAGCTGGGTGATACCGCCGCGCCAAGTCTGACCTTGCTGAATGTGGCTGAGCCGCCACCGCGCAAAGCCGGACGGATTTTGAATAATGTTGCTGAATTAGTTGCTGCCTTGCGCGCAGAGAAGGTGCTGCCATGA
- a CDS encoding electron transfer flavoprotein-ubiquinone oxidoreductase encodes MSNRDQMQYDVVIVGAGPAGLSAAIRLKQLNSELSVCILEKGAQVGAHIMSGAVIDPIGLNQLLPDWQNRQPQLATPVSADEFLVLDEDASYRLPHALLPPPLRNDGCFIVRLGEVCAFLAQEAEKLGVEIYPGFAASEVLYNELGAVCGIASGDMGIAKDGSYKADYTRGIEILAKYTLIGEGARGSLTGELETHFGLRSQSDPQHYGLGIKEVWQIAPEQHQLGKVQHALGWPLDSDAQGGAFIYHLPNNLVAVGYVVHLNYRNPTLSPFDELQRFKTHPSIRPLFKGGKRIAYGARAIAEGGWQSLPQLSFPGGLLMGCAAGLLNFPRIKGVHNAMLSGMAAAQAVNAAISAGRENDKLADYQTQLDSSGVLPELHSVRNIKPALAKLGTLTGTMYAGTELWLARFGVKLPWTLRSKLPDHAYLKADCTPIKYPKPDGILTFGKLDSLTLANVSHEHDQPVHMQLRNAELITPVHLSHEIKAECHYCPAGVYEIVELAGQKKYQINAQNCLHCKTCDIKDSAQNIHWVTPEGGGGPMYTGM; translated from the coding sequence ATGAGCAATCGCGATCAAATGCAATACGATGTCGTCATTGTTGGTGCAGGGCCAGCCGGTTTGTCGGCCGCCATCCGGCTCAAGCAGCTCAATAGCGAACTGAGCGTCTGCATTCTGGAAAAAGGCGCGCAAGTTGGCGCGCACATTATGTCGGGCGCGGTGATTGACCCTATTGGTTTAAATCAATTACTCCCCGACTGGCAAAACCGCCAACCGCAACTGGCAACACCCGTGAGCGCTGATGAATTTCTGGTGCTCGACGAAGATGCCAGCTACCGCCTGCCGCATGCCTTACTGCCACCACCACTACGCAATGACGGCTGTTTCATCGTGCGCCTAGGCGAAGTGTGCGCCTTTCTGGCGCAAGAGGCGGAAAAGCTCGGCGTTGAAATCTACCCCGGCTTTGCCGCCAGCGAGGTTTTATACAATGAGCTAGGCGCGGTATGCGGCATAGCCAGCGGCGATATGGGCATTGCCAAGGACGGCAGCTACAAAGCCGACTACACGCGTGGCATTGAAATTCTGGCCAAATACACCCTGATCGGCGAAGGTGCGCGCGGCTCGCTGACCGGCGAGCTGGAAACGCATTTCGGCCTGCGCAGCCAAAGCGATCCGCAACACTACGGGCTGGGCATTAAAGAAGTCTGGCAGATCGCGCCCGAGCAGCACCAGCTGGGCAAAGTGCAGCACGCGCTGGGCTGGCCACTCGATAGCGACGCGCAAGGCGGCGCATTTATCTATCATTTGCCCAATAATCTGGTCGCAGTCGGTTATGTGGTCCACCTCAATTACCGCAACCCAACGCTATCGCCATTTGATGAATTGCAGCGTTTTAAAACTCATCCCAGCATTCGCCCGTTATTCAAAGGCGGCAAACGCATCGCCTATGGCGCACGCGCAATTGCCGAGGGCGGCTGGCAATCACTACCGCAGCTCTCCTTCCCCGGCGGCCTACTGATGGGCTGTGCGGCGGGCCTGCTGAATTTTCCGCGCATCAAGGGCGTGCACAACGCCATGCTATCGGGCATGGCGGCTGCGCAGGCGGTGAACGCAGCAATCAGCGCCGGGCGCGAAAACGACAAACTGGCCGACTACCAGACGCAGCTCGACAGCAGCGGCGTGCTGCCCGAGCTGCACAGCGTGCGCAACATCAAGCCTGCGCTGGCCAAACTGGGCACACTGACTGGCACGATGTACGCTGGTACCGAGCTGTGGCTAGCCCGTTTCGGCGTAAAACTGCCATGGACGCTGCGCAGCAAACTACCCGATCATGCCTATCTCAAAGCGGACTGTACCCCGATCAAATACCCCAAACCGGATGGCATACTGACCTTTGGCAAGCTGGACTCGCTCACCCTCGCAAATGTCTCGCACGAGCACGATCAGCCCGTACATATGCAGCTACGCAACGCAGAGCTAATTACACCGGTGCATTTAAGCCATGAAATCAAGGCCGAATGCCATTATTGCCCGGCAGGCGTGTATGAAATTGTCGAGTTGGCCGGACAGAAAAAATACCAGATCAACGCGCAAAACTGCCTACACTGCAAAACCTGTGACATCAAGGACAGCGCGCAAAATATCCACTGGGTCACCCCCGAAGGCGGTGGCGGCCCCATGTATACAGGCATGTAG
- a CDS encoding DUF3616 domain-containing protein, with the protein MKTQLEPHAVRLEFDEELLVHANLSGAAFVGNELWVAGDEACGLDRLQALPQLGAEQLRFGQGIHFPLADYLDLPDAADIEADIEGLDFHGGYLWLVGSHGLKRKAPRAGYSEKKNLERLATVSSDGNRCLLARIPVIAVQDGNTLSKHTPEGLSAARLRGNTLENDLSKLLKKDRHYGAYLAIPGKDNGFDIEGLAVCDERILLGLRGPVLRGWAGLLEIRSREQKGELRLDDIAQSDEKLRKHFLNLAGLGIRDLHWSGDDLIILAGPTMALDGAIRVFRWPDAAQAMANVDPSASEVLWETGPIEMLSLPYGAGQDRAEAITALPSGQEQQWLVLYDAPSAQRKLSEQTVLGDLITFKQD; encoded by the coding sequence ATGAAAACCCAGCTTGAGCCTCACGCAGTACGCCTTGAATTTGATGAAGAATTGCTAGTCCACGCCAATCTGTCCGGCGCGGCCTTTGTCGGGAATGAGCTCTGGGTCGCTGGCGATGAAGCCTGCGGTCTTGATCGCCTGCAAGCACTACCCCAGCTGGGTGCAGAACAATTGCGCTTTGGTCAGGGCATTCACTTTCCGCTGGCTGACTATCTGGATTTACCCGACGCCGCCGACATCGAAGCGGACATTGAAGGGCTGGATTTTCACGGCGGCTATCTGTGGCTGGTTGGCTCGCACGGACTGAAGCGGAAAGCGCCGCGTGCGGGCTATAGCGAGAAGAAAAATCTGGAGCGCTTAGCCACGGTCAGCAGCGACGGCAATCGCTGCCTGCTGGCGCGCATTCCGGTGATTGCAGTGCAAGATGGAAATACCCTCAGCAAGCATACGCCTGAAGGGCTCTCTGCGGCTAGGCTACGCGGCAATACCCTTGAGAATGACTTAAGCAAACTACTAAAAAAAGATCGCCACTACGGCGCTTATCTGGCCATTCCGGGCAAAGACAATGGTTTTGATATTGAAGGGCTGGCGGTGTGCGACGAGCGGATTTTGCTCGGTTTGCGCGGCCCTGTGTTGCGCGGCTGGGCCGGACTGCTGGAAATCCGCAGCAGGGAACAAAAGGGTGAATTACGGCTGGACGACATTGCGCAGTCGGACGAAAAACTGCGCAAGCATTTTCTGAATCTGGCCGGGCTGGGCATCCGCGATTTGCACTGGTCGGGCGATGATTTGATCATTCTGGCTGGCCCAACAATGGCGCTGGACGGAGCGATTCGGGTGTTTCGTTGGCCGGACGCAGCGCAAGCGATGGCCAATGTCGACCCCAGCGCGAGTGAAGTACTCTGGGAGACAGGCCCGATCGAAATGCTGAGCCTGCCTTATGGTGCCGGGCAAGATCGGGCCGAGGCCATCACCGCCCTACCCTCAGGCCAAGAGCAGCAATGGCTGGTGCTGTACGACGCGCCATCAGCACAGCGCAAGCTGAGCGAGCAAACCGTGCTGGGTGATCTGATTACATTCAAACAGGATTGA
- a CDS encoding DUF1289 domain-containing protein, translating to MAITSNQSNPGNRPDSPCIAVCSTALGDEVCRGCGRSMQEVAMWVALPAEQKEIIWQRLEQHWASRGLPPPWLARDR from the coding sequence ATGGCGATAACAAGTAATCAAAGCAATCCGGGTAATCGTCCGGATTCACCCTGCATCGCCGTGTGCTCAACGGCGCTGGGTGATGAGGTTTGTCGTGGCTGCGGACGCAGCATGCAGGAAGTGGCGATGTGGGTGGCTTTGCCCGCCGAGCAAAAAGAAATCATCTGGCAGCGGCTGGAGCAGCACTGGGCCAGCCGGGGCTTGCCACCACCGTGGCTGGCGCGAGATCGCTAA
- a CDS encoding UDP-2,3-diacylglucosamine diphosphatase: protein MANELRFRSIWISDVHLGTSGCQAEYLLDFLKHTECDHLYLVGDIIDGWALKRNWYWHQSHNDVIQKVLRKARKGTQVTFIPGNHDEAARQFIGLMFGEIKIEDEVIHTTANGKRYLVLHGDQFDAVVQCAKWLAIVGDRAYGITLKLNHWFNRARARMGLGYWSLSQYLKHKVKKAVNFVTDFEEAVAAEAKNRGLDGVICGHIHKAEMREINGVMYCNDGDWVESLTALIELPNGELKIINWQKLYGEQAEQLAALLPSPSLTPVLQLNKGNAA, encoded by the coding sequence ATGGCTAATGAATTACGCTTTCGCAGCATCTGGATTTCCGATGTCCACTTGGGCACTTCGGGCTGCCAGGCCGAGTATTTGCTGGATTTTCTCAAGCACACCGAATGTGATCATCTGTATCTGGTCGGCGACATTATCGACGGCTGGGCTTTAAAAAGAAACTGGTACTGGCACCAGAGCCATAACGATGTGATCCAGAAAGTGTTGCGTAAAGCACGCAAAGGCACCCAGGTTACGTTTATTCCCGGCAACCACGATGAAGCCGCCCGTCAGTTTATTGGCCTGATGTTTGGCGAAATCAAAATCGAAGACGAAGTCATCCACACCACGGCCAATGGCAAGCGCTATCTGGTGCTGCATGGCGATCAATTCGACGCAGTGGTGCAGTGCGCCAAGTGGCTGGCCATTGTCGGTGATCGGGCGTATGGCATCACACTCAAGCTAAATCATTGGTTTAACCGCGCCCGCGCCCGCATGGGGCTGGGCTACTGGTCGCTGTCGCAATACCTGAAACACAAAGTCAAAAAAGCCGTCAATTTTGTCACCGACTTCGAAGAAGCCGTCGCCGCCGAGGCCAAAAACCGCGGGCTTGATGGCGTGATCTGCGGCCATATCCACAAAGCCGAAATGCGCGAAATCAACGGCGTGATGTATTGCAACGACGGCGACTGGGTGGAGAGCCTGACCGCACTGATTGAGCTGCCCAATGGCGAACTCAAAATTATTAACTGGCAAAAGCTTTACGGTGAGCAAGCTGAACAATTAGCAGCTTTATTGCCGAGCCCATCTTTAACTCCTGTCCTTCAATTGAACAAAGGAAATGCGGCATGA
- a CDS encoding glycosyltransferase family 4 protein, producing the protein MKILIVTDAWEPQVNGVVRTLKQTRAELQKMGHTVDLLTPLEFKTVPCPTYPDIRLSILPGSKVKQRISEFAPDAIHIATEGPLGLAARKYCLKHKLPYTTAYHSRFPEYVQLRFGIPLSWTYAWLARFHNSAQAVMAPTRVVVEDLEKRGIKNVVLWSRGVDLEVFKPGRRDKLASRSPIFVYVGRVAVEKNVQAFLELDLPGSKWIVGDGPAAAGLKAQYKDMPNIHWLGVLNQTELAEVYSSADVFVFPSKTDTFGLVLLEAMACGCPVAAYPVTGPIDVIGQDGPGSLNEDLREACIGALHIDRDEVRRFAERYSWAAASRQFASHLHPFTPHAQQELRLAEQGAGGE; encoded by the coding sequence ATGAAGATTTTGATCGTTACCGACGCTTGGGAACCCCAAGTCAATGGTGTGGTACGCACTCTCAAACAAACGCGCGCCGAACTACAAAAAATGGGCCACACCGTGGACTTGCTCACGCCACTGGAATTCAAGACCGTCCCTTGCCCGACCTACCCTGATATTCGCCTGTCCATTCTGCCGGGCAGCAAGGTCAAGCAGCGCATCAGCGAATTTGCCCCCGATGCAATCCACATCGCCACCGAAGGCCCGCTGGGCTTGGCTGCACGCAAATATTGCCTGAAACACAAACTGCCCTACACCACGGCCTACCACTCGCGCTTCCCGGAGTATGTGCAGCTGCGCTTTGGTATTCCTTTATCGTGGACCTATGCCTGGCTGGCGCGTTTTCACAACTCCGCACAAGCCGTCATGGCGCCGACACGCGTGGTGGTGGAAGACCTGGAAAAACGCGGCATCAAGAATGTTGTACTGTGGTCGCGTGGCGTTGACCTGGAAGTGTTCAAACCCGGACGGCGCGACAAACTGGCCTCGCGCTCACCGATTTTTGTGTATGTCGGCCGCGTGGCGGTGGAAAAAAACGTGCAGGCATTTCTGGAGCTCGATTTGCCCGGCAGCAAATGGATCGTCGGCGATGGCCCGGCCGCAGCGGGGCTCAAAGCACAATACAAGGATATGCCCAATATTCACTGGCTGGGCGTGCTCAATCAAACCGAGCTGGCCGAAGTGTATAGCAGCGCTGATGTGTTTGTTTTCCCGAGCAAGACCGATACTTTTGGCCTGGTATTGCTCGAAGCAATGGCCTGCGGTTGCCCTGTAGCGGCATACCCTGTCACCGGCCCGATTGATGTCATCGGTCAGGATGGTCCGGGCTCGCTCAATGAAGACCTGCGCGAAGCGTGTATTGGTGCGCTGCATATTGATCGCGACGAAGTACGCCGCTTTGCCGAGCGCTACTCATGGGCCGCTGCCAGCCGCCAGTTTGCCTCACACCTGCATCCATTCACCCCGCACGCACAGCAAGAATTGCGTCTGGCCGAGCAAGGTGCGGGCGGCGAATAA
- a CDS encoding peptidoglycan DD-metalloendopeptidase family protein → MSARLLSCFMALILLGFGLSGCSSTNSGSVAGNTRVAPGFYRVQTGDTLYRIAKAHNQSVANIKSWNQLSDNHIAVGQLLRVRADGASKPPAPASTKSPASKPAASATPVPKVSLSLVWPHAGNLVGKYAPPRNKGIDIAGKEGDPVLAAADGKVVYAGDGIRAYGNMVIVRHAGEYLTTYAHNQALLVAEGAQVRQGQPIARMGKSGTDAVKLHFELRFKGQPTNPLAQLPER, encoded by the coding sequence ATGTCTGCCCGACTTCTCAGCTGTTTTATGGCCTTGATATTGCTGGGTTTCGGCTTGTCGGGCTGTAGCAGCACGAATTCTGGCTCGGTGGCTGGAAATACCCGCGTTGCGCCGGGTTTTTACCGGGTGCAGACCGGTGATACGCTGTACCGGATTGCCAAGGCCCACAATCAGTCTGTTGCCAATATTAAAAGCTGGAATCAGTTGAGCGATAACCATATTGCGGTTGGTCAGCTTTTGCGTGTCCGCGCCGATGGCGCAAGCAAGCCGCCAGCCCCAGCAAGCACCAAGTCGCCTGCGAGCAAACCCGCCGCGAGTGCAACCCCCGTACCCAAGGTCAGCTTGTCGCTGGTCTGGCCGCACGCAGGCAATCTGGTCGGCAAATATGCGCCACCGCGCAATAAAGGGATTGATATTGCCGGTAAAGAGGGCGACCCGGTGTTGGCTGCCGCCGACGGCAAGGTGGTGTACGCGGGCGATGGCATCCGCGCCTACGGCAATATGGTGATTGTGCGCCATGCCGGCGAGTATCTGACAACGTATGCGCATAATCAGGCGCTGCTGGTGGCTGAGGGCGCGCAAGTGCGCCAAGGGCAGCCGATTGCCAGAATGGGCAAAAGCGGTACTGATGCGGTGAAGCTGCATTTTGAATTGCGCTTCAAAGGCCAGCCGACCAATCCGCTGGCGCAGCTGCCGGAGCGCTGA
- a CDS encoding DUF1415 domain-containing protein, whose translation MSDELVIEKTRHWLEQAVIGLNLCPFAKAVYVKNQIRFVVSHARHLDGFLDDLDRELDFLAGVSADEVDTTLLIHPTLFPDFDVFNDFLTIADEVVAEHELEGILQIASFHPDFQFADTEPGDIGNYTNRAPFPILHLLREDSIAKAVAAFPNPESIFERNIATLEKIGLSGWLALGLSQGKA comes from the coding sequence ATGTCGGACGAACTGGTCATCGAAAAAACGCGGCACTGGCTGGAGCAGGCAGTCATCGGGCTTAATTTGTGTCCGTTTGCCAAAGCGGTGTATGTGAAAAACCAGATCCGTTTTGTCGTCTCGCACGCCCGGCATCTGGATGGTTTTCTGGACGATCTGGATCGCGAGCTGGATTTTCTGGCTGGCGTTAGCGCTGATGAAGTCGATACCACGCTGCTGATTCATCCAACGCTGTTTCCTGACTTTGACGTCTTCAACGATTTTCTGACCATTGCCGACGAAGTGGTGGCCGAACACGAGCTGGAAGGCATACTGCAAATTGCTAGCTTTCATCCAGATTTTCAGTTTGCCGATACCGAGCCGGGTGACATCGGCAATTACACCAATCGGGCACCGTTTCCGATTTTGCACTTGCTGCGCGAAGACAGTATCGCCAAGGCGGTTGCGGCCTTTCCCAATCCGGAAAGCATTTTCGAGCGCAATATCGCCACACTGGAAAAAATCGGCCTAAGTGGCTGGCTGGCGCTGGGCTTGTCGCAAGGCAAGGCTTGA
- a CDS encoding GAF domain-containing protein, whose amino-acid sequence MKAPAVASDEALRIATLRNFLILDTPPEERFDNLTRVAASFFRVPIALISLVDVNRQWFKSACGLDASETARDISFCGHAILQNDVMIVENALLDSRFADNPLVTGEPQIRFYAGAPLQAANGCNVGTLCLIDRQPRSLAPFEVEMLQDMAKLVVAELEKLPAR is encoded by the coding sequence ATGAAAGCACCCGCAGTCGCCAGTGATGAAGCGCTACGCATTGCCACCTTGCGCAATTTTTTAATCCTTGATACGCCACCCGAGGAGCGTTTTGATAATTTAACCCGCGTTGCGGCAAGTTTTTTTCGCGTGCCGATAGCGCTGATCAGCTTGGTGGACGTGAACCGGCAGTGGTTTAAATCGGCCTGCGGTCTTGATGCCAGCGAGACCGCGCGCGATATTTCGTTTTGCGGGCATGCTATTTTGCAAAACGACGTCATGATTGTTGAAAATGCCTTGCTGGATAGTCGCTTTGCCGACAATCCGCTGGTCACTGGTGAGCCGCAAATCCGCTTTTATGCGGGCGCGCCGCTGCAGGCTGCCAATGGCTGCAACGTCGGTACGCTGTGCCTGATAGATCGTCAGCCCAGAAGCCTTGCGCCATTTGAAGTTGAAATGCTGCAAGACATGGCCAAGCTGGTGGTGGCTGAGCTGGAAAAACTGCCCGCACGTTAA